One genomic window of Halolamina sediminis includes the following:
- a CDS encoding DUF7521 family protein translates to MNLSIVLLGVVKITALILGGIVSLMAYRAYNRTRIAGLQFFAIGLAVITLGTFLVGVFHHIGGASTITGMTLESVIISIGFVVMIYGLKQT, encoded by the coding sequence ATGAACCTCTCTATCGTGTTACTCGGCGTCGTGAAGATCACTGCCCTCATTCTCGGGGGAATTGTGTCTCTGATGGCGTACAGAGCATACAATCGCACGCGAATCGCGGGCCTCCAGTTCTTTGCGATAGGATTAGCAGTCATCACACTTGGAACGTTTCTCGTCGGAGTCTTCCACCACATCGGTGGAGCGTCCACTATCACCGGGATGACTCTTGAGAGTGTGATCATCAGCATTGGATTCGTCGTGATGATCTACGGGCTCAAGCAAACGTAG
- a CDS encoding winged helix-turn-helix domain-containing protein: MDRWSSEELDEPGLPTVLKSLDDDKCRTILTLLAEPKSASELCEECGLSSSTVYRKLDLLRESMLVREYTEVRRDGPNVTLYERDFTDISISVTDDEFTIEVSRPKEDPEDRMATFWSAMKEESK, from the coding sequence ATGGATCGATGGTCGTCCGAGGAACTCGACGAACCCGGCCTCCCGACGGTGTTGAAATCCCTCGACGACGATAAATGTCGAACCATACTCACGCTACTGGCCGAACCGAAATCTGCCAGTGAACTCTGTGAGGAGTGCGGTCTCTCAAGCTCGACGGTGTATCGGAAGCTCGACTTGCTCCGTGAATCGATGCTCGTCCGTGAATACACCGAGGTTCGACGTGACGGACCCAACGTGACTCTCTACGAACGCGATTTTACTGACATCTCAATTAGCGTCACCGATGACGAGTTCACGATAGAGGTATCCCGACCCAAAGAAGACCCAGAAGACCGCATGGCAACGTTCTGGTCTGCAATGAAGGAGGAATCAAAATGA
- a CDS encoding transposase, which yields MTVAEGIVVHAETLCEREDHLWDVIKRLSIPVSELEDARDQNRVTYGTDEMFRALLFMGVRGISQNKLAARLGQSPALTKSFQFDITDLSNTPTQQDLSYTHGKFSEDTQEVLNRTVAGVRQAALDHGVITEGLVPTGPTGLEKENSKSENEYKKEKAQKTLTLARKHVLPEFDTHRAAHKIYSDEVILDMFARICANKGSAHSESEYGWLTDDDLICDDSTFLRAIKKIATPDNSDSQLTFEDDDSMLEIDRIRDSIMTAFDAATDNIINSIRGENPFSARETIAAIDITHEQFHVWPWEDKESGVAKPDYPKMVSGYKKDGEYKRGYKYATITLVGDHAPIVLGIEPVKEDSEWEPDGSPSYSKADLVSRLLDRAERFVDLDTVMFDRGFYVNQVYADVHDRDLTYLSPVPTYEDDLAAIQDIQEHPTADAAVKHDVPLGIDGEIHHEAEFLYAPSTSDDANGKYAVFVTNHDHVEPEEISSVVNGYSRRWDIENQYKSIKNFMPKTSSTDYRLRFSNFALSTLIYNLWRLTDYLIKVALDEPIRSPPVITAKTFVRALGDFLRKFG from the coding sequence ATGACTGTTGCGGAGGGCATCGTTGTTCACGCAGAGACGCTCTGTGAGCGTGAAGACCACCTCTGGGACGTCATCAAAAGGCTCTCGATTCCCGTTAGCGAACTTGAGGACGCACGCGACCAGAACCGCGTCACCTACGGAACCGACGAGATGTTTCGTGCGCTGCTGTTTATGGGGGTCCGCGGCATCTCCCAGAACAAACTCGCGGCTAGATTAGGACAGAGTCCGGCCTTGACAAAGAGTTTCCAATTCGACATTACTGATCTCTCCAACACTCCCACCCAACAAGACCTCTCGTACACGCACGGGAAGTTCAGCGAGGACACGCAAGAGGTTCTCAACAGGACGGTTGCGGGCGTGCGACAGGCTGCACTCGACCATGGCGTGATTACAGAGGGACTGGTTCCGACCGGTCCAACTGGACTCGAGAAGGAGAACTCGAAGAGCGAGAACGAGTACAAGAAGGAGAAAGCCCAGAAGACGCTGACGCTCGCTCGAAAGCACGTCCTTCCCGAGTTCGACACACACCGAGCGGCCCACAAGATCTACTCCGACGAAGTGATACTCGACATGTTCGCACGAATCTGTGCAAACAAGGGGAGTGCTCATTCTGAATCGGAGTACGGTTGGCTCACAGACGACGACCTCATCTGCGACGACTCGACGTTCCTGCGTGCGATTAAGAAGATAGCGACACCCGACAATTCGGACAGCCAACTCACCTTCGAGGATGACGATTCGATGCTGGAAATCGACCGGATTAGAGACTCTATCATGACGGCGTTCGACGCCGCGACGGACAACATCATCAACTCGATTCGCGGAGAGAACCCTTTCAGCGCTCGTGAGACGATTGCAGCTATCGACATCACACACGAGCAGTTCCACGTCTGGCCGTGGGAAGACAAGGAATCAGGCGTCGCCAAGCCAGATTATCCGAAGATGGTGAGCGGGTACAAGAAAGACGGCGAGTACAAGCGAGGGTACAAGTACGCGACCATCACGCTGGTCGGAGACCATGCACCGATTGTCCTCGGTATCGAGCCGGTCAAAGAGGATTCCGAGTGGGAGCCTGACGGTTCCCCGTCGTACTCGAAAGCCGACCTGGTGAGCCGACTACTGGACCGTGCCGAGCGGTTCGTCGATTTGGACACGGTAATGTTCGACCGAGGATTCTACGTGAATCAGGTGTACGCAGACGTTCATGACCGAGACCTGACGTACCTCTCGCCAGTTCCGACGTACGAGGATGACTTGGCGGCGATTCAGGATATTCAGGAGCATCCGACGGCGGATGCAGCTGTCAAACACGATGTGCCGCTGGGAATCGACGGCGAGATTCATCACGAAGCGGAGTTCCTCTACGCGCCGAGTACGAGCGACGATGCTAATGGGAAGTACGCGGTGTTCGTGACGAACCATGACCACGTGGAACCTGAGGAGATTTCGAGTGTTGTGAACGGGTACAGTCGGCGGTGGGACATCGAGAACCAGTACAAGTCGATCAAGAACTTCATGCCGAAGACATCGTCGACGGACTATCGACTTCGGTTCAGTAACTTCGCGTTGTCAACGCTGATCTACAACTTGTGGCGGCTGACGGATTATCTGATCAAGGTTGCGCTCGACGAGCCGATTCGGTCACCGCCCGTGATCACGGCGAAGACGTTCGTACGGGCGTTAGGTGACTTCCTCCGAAAGTTTGGGTAA